In Magallana gigas chromosome 1, xbMagGiga1.1, whole genome shotgun sequence, the sequence tcAAAACGTGAAtgactaaaaataattaatacatgtaattaaattaacaatttacacaGAGTGATACATTGCAGTTTAAAAATACGCAATTTAACTCcttaatttccttttttcaaactaaaagttaaaattattgttatataaattatttgtatatataaatataaagataaatatattgttCGATATTGCAAAGGATATAAAATTGCTAGCTATAGGTTAATAGCTCCGGTCTTAAAAAAAAGACGGAACTACAATTCTATACGTGTTTAGATGTTGCAATTTACGCGTAAAAATAAGCTTAAATAGTCAAAATTAGCGTGGCTTAAAGTACGTCtaattgcaaaatttaaacacGAAACAAAAGTAGTTCAAATGTCGTTCATTACACATTTTGCAGACAGGGAGCTACATACCTTACTAGCTATAAAATCGGCAGACccaaaatttaacaattttaaaatatcaccagtcttaatgtagaacaaaaacGATTTTATTTGATTACGTAAATCACAATAGCAAGAAGTTACATCAAATTGTAAAGGACGAATGGTTTACCATGCGATTCCACTTGTGGACACGACCTAGGATTGCTTATGTGTGGATCTTTGCCATGATTACAACATTTTCTTAATCGGGAGAGAAGTCTTAAGACAGGAggtgaaaacatgaaatatatcaaaggaTTCAAACAACTATTAACAAgcaatgaaaaagaaaacatatgaTGAACAAAGTCTAATTTTCTATTTAGTAGTGACCTTTCTTTTAACATTGCATAGTCAATTACGTAAATTAAAGGATATATTGTGCTGAGAAGATAAATCACGATAATAATCCAAAACATCAACGACATCGAATTTGCTATTCTGGTCCGTCGAACATTAGCTGTTTGATTATACAGATAATACAGCTTtcgaacattaaaaataattacaataataaatggTAATCCACTAACATACAAACCAAACCCAATCTCAGCTAAAACTGCTGTTTCGAAAGATATAATGTTCATTAATTTTAGCACTTTAAATGCTCCGTACCCGATGGAAACGACAATAGAGCTAATCCAGATGGCACAAGacatcaaaagaatttttttacaaGTCAATATCAAACTGCGGAGAggatttgtaataaaaacaaaacgtaCATATGACACTAACACCATATGGAAAAATGCCGAGTGAAGAAATAAAAAGCTGAATGtccaataaatatatatctgtgtatattctttaaaaaaagatttttcaaatatcTGAACATATCGTGTCACGGAGACGAGTAGGTCAGACACTG encodes:
- the LOC136270072 gene encoding C-C chemokine receptor type 8-like gives rise to the protein MANTYIVIAASILFCIGLIGNSITLCFVAVSKRLHTPTYVLIGCLAVSDLLVSVTRYVQIFEKSFFKEYTQIYIYWTFSFLFLHSAFFHMVLVSYVRFVFITNPLRSLILTCKKILLMSCAIWISSIVVSIGYGAFKVLKLMNIISFETAVLAEIGFGLYVSGLPFIIVIIFNVRKLYYLYNQTANVRRTRIANSMSLMFWIIIVIYLLSTIYPLIYVIDYAMLKERSLLNRKLDFVHHMFSFSLLVNSCLNPLIYFMFSPPVLRLLSRLRKCCNHGKDPHISNPRSCPQVESHGKPFVLYNLM